The Bacteroidia bacterium genomic interval TTTAATGGTCGTGATCACCATAGCGATGCCTTCACCATGTGGATGGCTGGTGGTGGGATAAAGCCGGGTATCACTTATGGAGAGACCGATGAAATTGGATACTATGGAGTTCGGGATCGGGTGCATGTCCACGATTTACAAGCGACAATCCTTCATACCCTGGGAATGGACCATGAAGCCTTGACTTATCGGTTTCAGGGACGAGATTTTCGTTTGACGGATGTGCATGGGCATGTGGTGCATGATATTTTGACTTAATCTTTTTTTATTTTTTGATTGTCTTTGTAAGGGTGTTTCCATCTTTTTTAGAAAAAGATGGAGTCAAAAATTGCAGAGCCCAAAGCCAGCCTCACAGGCCGCCCCGGCTCCCGATGGGCGCTGCAGGGCCATCGCGCTTGAGTAGGGACAGGAGCTTGCAGCAGCTTGATTTTTCATCTAAGGAAAAGAAAACAAGACTCAAATAAGAAATGACAAGAAAAAGGATTTACCACGCCACCATCGCATCCTGAAACAAAGCCGTCAAATCCTCGGCATCAGCCGGACGGGGAGAAAGTTTCGTAACCCTGTGTTGAGGTAATGTCCCCTCTACCAAAGCAGGTATATCTTCCGCGGTAAAACCGATAGCTGAAAGTCCGTTGGGTACGTCGAGATCCTTCATAATCTTGACAATCTCATTCGCCAACAATGGGCCTGCTTCTTCACGAGCATTCTTGACCTTACTGATATCTCCTCCCATAATCTCCACAGCTTTCAAATGCCTTTCCGGACATGCTTGCCCCGTAAAACGAAATACTGCCGGAGCATTCAAAACCACAGACATTCCATGCGGGATAATTGGATGTGGTGTATTGAGACCTTCAGGTATATATTCTCGAACCATGCCCGAAACGGGATAAGACATGCCATGACAGAGATGAACTCCTGCATTCCCAAAACCCATACCTGCCATACTTGAGGCTAGAATCATATTTGAACGGGCTTCCATATCGTCGGGATTTCGGTAGGCGCGAACGATGTATTTAGAAACGAGATCGACTGCCTTAAGAGACCAAATATCACTGATCGGATTATTGCCTTGATAAGCCGGACGCAATATGGGTCTGGCGGGAAGTGGTCTTTGGTTAAAATCCAGTGCGGTATAGGATTCCAGGGCATGACATAGTACATCCAGCCCAGAAGAGGCAGCTATTACCGGGGGCATGTCCCGAGTATTTTCTGGATCAACCAAAGCCAATGTTGGCTTGAGGTATCTATGAGCAATTCCGGTTTTTACGTGCCGATCACTAAGGTCAAAGATTGCGACTCCGGTTGTCTCGCTTCCGGTTCCTGCAGTGGTTGGTACAGCAATTAAGGGCTTCACCGGGCCGGGTATTGGTTTCCCTGCGCCGATGGGGGCATTTATATAAGCAAAGAAATCATCCGGATAGGTGGCATAAAGGTTAGCAGCTTTTGCCGTATCTATGGTTGAACCTCCTCCTACCGCCAAAAATGCCTCATATTTTCCTTCCTGAGCCACCTTTACTGCTTGTTTAAAAGATATATCAGTAGGTTCTACCCGAACTTCATCAAAAACATCATATTCTATCCCTTCAGATTCCAGGGCTTCCTTTGCTGTTTGAACCGGATAAGCCTCTTTGAGGTTTTGATCTGTGATAAGCAGGACACGTTTAATGCCCATATCTTTGAAGTCCATTCCTACTTCTCGGGTAACTCCGGGTCCGTACCTGAGATTGGAACTCCCCATTTGAATCGCGTAGTCTTTTTGCATTTGCTTTATCTAAAAATGATCTTTCCAAATTTTGTGGGCTGGTGAAAGCTTCCTTGAGTAGGGGACCAGGCCATGTACTTCATCTCACTTGCATCATCATTGATGCGGTAAAAATTGATGTCCCATTCGTAGCCTGATAGTTTGTCCGGGTGATAGTCTTCTACCAGTTCTTTTAAGGGAAGCGCAATCTCTACTGTCCAATACTGATCTTCATCTTTGCGCTTGTTGACAGTGCCGGCGACATGGACAGCTGTTTTGATACCCTTCATATTGTACTTGAGGGTTTCGTCTACATCAATATTTACCGGATCAACAATGTAGCTGTCGTAAATTACATTTCGAGCTGAAACTTCAAACTCAAAATAATCATTGGGGCTTTCATCCACATCAATAAATACTTCGACAGCTTCCTCTTTCCACAAATACTCATCTCTTTTACTGAAACTACTGTGAATATCTTTGTCCATACACTTGAAGCCGATATACAGGTATTCTTCATCATGAAAAACAGTCGCAGAACTAATATAATCCTGATCCAGATTTACCTTTCTATCCATGCTGTTTTTTAGGTAAACTTCATTGCCAGATTGATAAATCTTTTCGTCCAATCTACCATCAACAACTATAGACTCATCCACCTTTTCTGCTACAATTACCGGATTCGGATTGCCCAGCATAGGAAACATCATTTTTAACTCTTGTTCGGACGGTTGTTTGCCGTATTCGCAAACCTGGAAGGTTTCGGCATTTTCTATGCCCTTTGCTACTTCCTCTCCATACCATTTTGCCAGAGAAAGTTTTGTCGCATCATTCACGGATCTCCTCCAAACCTTTTGAAGCCAAAGTTTGCGCTCCTTTTTATCCTTGGGAACCTGATCGAATGCTTGATTGGTCCAGGGAAGCCACTCATAAAATTGAGATTCATGGGCATCCAAAGCATTGTATTTTTTCTCAATGACAGGATCAATATTCACAGCAATTTGTGGTTCGAAAGGATTGGGCTTTTGGAAACGATCCTGGCAGTATAGGAAGACTGGATTTTTCTCCAATGGAGGTGTGTCCGAGGCAACATTTGGAACGATCACCATATAGGCTGCATCTTGAACCACCAATCCACAATTTCTATGATCGGGATGGTAATCATTGGGGCGAGGGATGATGACGATATCAGCATTCCAACGTCTGATCCTACGGATTACCTGCAGACGTACATCGAGGCTAGGGAAAAGTTCTCCATCATGGTTGTCGAGCACTTCATATTCGACTATTCCCAGCCGCCTTGCCGATTCCTTTGCTTCTGCTCTTCTTCTTTTTGCCAAGGCTCCTCCTCCCATACTTTGATGTCCGGCATCTCCATTTGTCAGGGAAAGAAATTTTACCCTATGTCCCATACTAGCCCATTGAGCGGCTGTACCTCCCGCACAAAGATCAGCATCATCGGGATGAGCACCGATTACGATTACATTTAGTGGCTTAATTTGACTTAGGCCCAGAGAATGAAATATGAAAAAGGATAGCAAAAGGATGAATCCTTTTTTGAGGATAGTGTAGTAGTAATTCATAAGATTATCTTAGCATTTTCTACCCTAAGATACGATACTCTAAGAATGTTTTAAATTATTCCCAATTCCCCTAATCATTTTGTATTTTATTTAAGAGTCCTACTACTACCATAGATAAAAACAGACTCTCAATAATTGCTCGTTTTTTACACGCTAATACACTACAATGTCAGCACTTGCATCTAAAACTGCCATCGTCACCGGAGGAGCTGGTGTCCTGGGAGGAGCCATGGCCAACGGACTTGCCCTTGCTGGGGCTAAAGTCGGAATTCTGGGAAGAAATATTGAAAAAATTCAGGCTAAAGTTGGAGAGATTGAATCACTCGGAGGAAAAGCTTTAGGATTGAAAGCGGATGTACTGGATAGGAAGGAATTGGAGCAGGCGAGGGATAAGTTGCTCGATCATTGGGGTGGGGTAGATATTTTGGTAAATGCTGCGGGGGGAAATATGAAAGGAGCGACTATTATGCCTGAACAGGATATTTTCGACCTCTCAATGGATGACTTTAGCAGAGTTACAGACCTGAATTTAAAAGGAACACTCCTGCCGAGTTTAGTATTTGGGAAAAGTATGGCTGAAAAGAAAGCCGGTAGTATCGTAAACATCTCATCCATGGCTGCTCAACAAGCCTTGACCCGAGTTGTAGGATACTCTGCCTCCAAAGCAGCGATTGACAATTTGACCAAATGGATGGCTGTGGAAATGGCCCATAAGTTTGGCCCCAAACTCCGGGTAAATGCTATCGCACCAGGCTTTTTTATAGGGGAACAGAACCGAAAACTTTTATTGCAAGAAGATGGGAGCCTTACAGCCCGAGGAAAAAACATTATAGAGCAGACTCCTATGAGGCGATTTGGCGAGCCGGAAGAATTGATCAGTACCCTGGTTTGGTTATGTGATGATGCAACTTCTTTTGTGTCGGGAATTATCGTTCCGGTAGATGGGGGCTTTAGTGCCTTTTCCGGAGTCTAAAAAGTGAAATCCAAAAAGAATTTTTCCTTATAAATGGATTCATAAACGATTTCAACTTCGACCCCTTTATGCTTAAAATCTCGTACCCCCAGAATAAGCTTATTAGCACCGGGAGAAACCACACTGTTTTTTGAATAATTATAGCTGGCAGATATATCTTTCAATTGACCCATATCTTTAAGTAGATCATAGGCCCGGCCAAAGGATTTTCCGTCCTTGGAAAAGTTCATTTTTTTTATAATTGCTGGCCCCAGGCCTTCATTAGAAAAACTTATACTCCTTATGCTGTCATTTGTATAGATGTGAAAATCTAGTAGGGGTCTGACACTGAGCTTGTTATGTTCTTCCAAAGAACTCATTTGCCATACGGAAACAATGAGTGCTGAAAGTGCGATAATTACCACCCCATAATGGGACATTTTCTCAATTCTGCTTAGGGCCATTTTGCTATAATTTATCTTGAAAGTAAAAAAAGAATTTAGGGATTGAAGGCAGCGAAATTAATTCCTCTATTTTTGGTCAAATTTAAGCGAAAATATTTGAGTTTTAGGAGATTCAGCCTTAGTTTAAGTTAACGAAAATGAGCCTCAAAAATGCAATTCTATCCTATAAATAAGAGGATAGGTTCCGGACTAGTTTTGTGCCGACTTATACCATCCGCTTCTCGTCATTTTTTCGAGCTCCTTTCCTTTCTGGTGATCAGTGTACGATTGCCCAAACTATAGCTCGATAAAAAGCTAGGTCTCTAATCTAAGAATCAGAAGATGGCCAGATTCTCAAAACTACATTTGCTACAAGTTGCCCAAAATCAGGGCATGTTTCCCTTGTTTTATCATCCGGTTTCGCTCTATGGGCCGGGCTTTGTCAAAGCAATCATAGGTCCCCAGCCCAGGATACAGATTATACCCATGGGAGGAGTATCTCCAGACAGAGTAAACTTCAGTGCCTGGTTTGAAGCCAAACTAAGCTGTATGGGCATGGGCTCAAAACTTATCACCAAAAAAATTGTGAAAAACAGAGACTTTAGCCTTTTGGAAAAAAATACCCAAAGAACCCTGAACCTTATACAGGAAATCAGAAATGGCCGCTAGTAAACAAACCCATTTAGAAACCGCTCAAAGATTGGATCATGCATAAGATCAAACCTTTCCTCGACGAGAATTTTCTGCTGGAGAATGCAACAGCGGAGATTTTATATCACGAATTTGCCAAAGATCAACCCATCATTGATTATCACAATCATCTACCTCCGGGAGAGATTTTGCATAACAAAAGCTTTTCTACCTTGACAGAGGTTTGGTTAAAAGGAGATCATTATAAATGGCGAGCGATGCGGGCCAATGGAATCGGGGAGGAGTTCATCACCGGATCTATCTCTGATCGGGAAAAGTTCAGAAAGTGGGCAGAAACTGTGCCTTTTACCATGCGAAACCCCCTGTACCACTGGACGCATTTAGAACTCAAGCGATACTTCGGGATACATAGCTTACTCAATGCTAGCACGGCAGATGAGGTGTATGATCAGGCTACAGAACTATTACAGCAAGATGCTTTCTCAAGTAGAGGCTTACTTGAAAAAATGAATGTGAGCTTACTTTGCAGTACCGATGATCCGACTGACGATCTCAAATCGCATCAAGCCCTTAAAAAAGAAGGCTGGAAAATTCGACTGCTGCCAGGTTTCAGGCCGGACAAGTTTATCATGATCCAGACAACTGCTTTTCCGGATATGCTGGCAAAACTGGAGGCCTGCACGGCTAAGAACATAGAAACCTTTAGCAGCCTCATGGAAGCTCTTGAAGAAAGGATGGATTACTTCCATGGATTGGGATGTCGGCTTTCGGATCATGGATTGGAAAAGTTGTATGCAGAAGCCTATAAAGAGAAAGAAATCGAAGATATTTTCCGCAAAAGAATAGAAGGGAAAGACATTAGTTGCCTGGAAGCTCGAAAGTATCAGTCAGCTATTTTGTATCGTCTGGCACTCCTTTATCATAAAAAAAACTGGACCATGCAGTTTCATCTGGGAGCTATCAGGAATAATAATGATCGATTGATGAGGAGACTGGGGGCAGATGTGGGAGCGGATTCTATTGGTGATTTTGAACAGGCACGAGCGCTTTCAAGCTTTTTGAATCGATTGGACCGGGAGGAAAAACTGGCGCAAACAATCCTGTATAATCTCAATCCGGGAGACAATGAAGTCTTTGCGACTATGGCAGGGAATTACAATGATGGGAGTGTTCCGGGCAAAATACAATGGGGCTCAGCCTGGTGGTTCCTGGATCAAAAGGATGGGATGGAAAAGCAAATAGACGCTCTATCCAATATGGGTATGTTGTCGAGATTCATCGGCATGCTGACCGATAGCAGGAGCTTCCTTTCTTTCCCCCGCCATGAATATTTCCGAAGAATCCTCTGTAATCTGATCGGCAAAGATGTCCACAAAGGAGAACTCCCTCATGACATCCCCTGGTTGGGTAAGATGGTTGCAGATATTTGCTATGGAAATGCCAAACGCTATTTTGATTTCTAAGCTAAAAACCTAACTTAAAAGTTAACGCCCAAAACCATTGAAATTTCTACTCTTACAGGCGGCTATGTCTCTCAAAATTTGGCCTATGGGGCTGGAAAGAGATAGAACTTAGAGATTTGACGGTTTTTGTGCTGCTTTTTGCTGCCAGAAAGTAGCCAGGGACTAAAACTACTACAATGAAAAAACTCCTCTCAATTGCCATTCTCCTGTCTATCCTGAGCTGCTCAGAGATCAGTGGAGTTAAAAACCTCAAACTTGGGCATGGTCTCGATGTAAGTCATCCGGTTCATAAGGCCCTGGAATTTCTGGCAGAACGGGTCCAGGAAAAATCTGGCGGTAGCCTGGAAATCGAAATTTATCCCAGCCAACAATTAGGTACCGAAAGGCAATGCCTCGAATTATTGCAAATTGGGAGTTTAGCTATGACCAAAGTTTCCGGAGCCGTAATGGAAAGCTTTGCCCCCAATACCAAAGTGCTGAGTTTGCCCTATATATTCAGAGGAAAAGAGCATGCACATCAGGTTTTTGATTCTAAATTGGGAAAAGACCTCTTAATTCAAGGGGAAAGGTATTGGCTCAGAGGCCTTGCTTATCTCGATGCCGGTCAACGTTCCTTTTATACCAAAGAAAGACCAGTCAAATCACCCGCCGATCTGGAAGGCTTGAAAATACGTGTACAGGAAAGTGTATCTGCCATGAACCTGGTTCGTTCTCTGGGTGGTTCACCTACTCCCATTTCCTGGGGAGAATTATATACTGCTTTGCAGCAAGGAGTAGTAGATGGAGCCGAAAATAATCCTCCTTCCTTTTATACCTCAAGACATTATGAAGTCTGCAAGTATTACTCCCTCAATGAGCATACGGCAGTTCCTGATATCCTGGTCATAAGTACGGTATTTTGGAATCGACTTTCTGAGCAAGAACAAGCATGGTTGCAGGAAGCTTCCGATGAAGCCATCGTTTATCAAAGAGAACTTTGGGCCAAAGCGGAACAAGAGGCCTTAGATGCTGTTCAAAAAGCCGGAGTAGAAGTGATTCGTCCCAGCAAAGATGCTTTTATGGAGAAAACTAAAGGACTACTGGATGCTTTTCAAGAAGAACCTGAAGTGTATAAACTCATTCAGGATATCCAGCAAATAGGCCTAAAAGATGAGCAAATTGAAAATGCCGGATAATCCAGCCTGATGCGATTTCTTTCAATAGCTATTTCTCTGATTTTTCTTTTTTCCTGTTCTATGGGAAAGAAAGAAGTCAATACTTCCTTTCCTCAAAAACCAAATATCATCCTCATCATGGTGGATGATTTGGGCTGGGGCGATGTCGGTTTTAATGGAAATCAAAAAATAAAAACCCCAAATCTGGATAAGCTGGCTTCTAAAGGATTTCGCTTGTCTCGTTTCTATTCAGCAGCACCGGTTTGTTCGCCTACAAGAGCCTCCTGCCTCACAGGTCGCAACCCCAATCGCATGGGCATTCCCGGAGCCAATACGGGACATATGCTGAAAGAGGAAATCGGACTTGCTGAAGTCTTAAAAGCTATGGGGTATAGAACCGGCCATTTTGGGAAGTGGCATTTGGGTACCCTGACAACTCAAATGAAGGATGCTAATCGAGGCAAAGCGGGAGATTCGACACATTATTCTATCCCAAGTATGCATGGCTATGATGCCTATTTCTGTACGGAATCTAAAGTTCCGACTTATGATCCTCTCATTAAACCACTGGAATTTGATACTGCGAAGGGAGAATCTCTTCGATATGGTTGGGCAGCTGCGATTGAAGCGAAAAAGGAGGTTGAAGAATATGGTACCTGGTATTGGTCTGGAATTGAAGAAAGAGTGCTCAAAGAAATGGAGGGTGAGAATACCCGGATAATCATGGATCAAGTCCTCCAATTTTTAAAGAGAAATCAAAAAACTCCTTTTTTTACGACCATTTGGCCACATACTCCCCATTTACCCGTAGTAGCTGCTAAAAAGTACAGAGATATGTATGCAGGCCTTTCCCATGAAGAGCAATTGTATTACGGAAGTATTACTGCAATGGATGAGCAAATTGGTAGGCTATGGAACTATTTAGCGGAAAATGGGATAGCGGAAAATACCATGATCTGGTTTTGTAGTGATAATGGGCCTGAAAACCGCACTCCTGGTTCTGCTGCTCATTTCAGGGGGAGAAAGAGGAGTTTGTATGAAGGAGGGTTACGGGTTCCTGCATTTATGCTTTGGCCCGAAAAATTTGATCAGGGAAAAGAACTGGATTTCCCCATGTACACCAGTGATTACCTGCCTACGATTTTGGACTTCCTGGAGGTAGAGGAAAAAATTCATGACTATCCCCTTGATGGGATTAGTCTACGCGATGTTTTTGAAGGCAAAAAGAATAAGCGCCAGGCAGGAATGGGCTTTATGCACAGGAATGGGGCGAAATCCTGGGTACATCAGCAGTATAAATTGATTTCGCCTAAGAAAGATGCTGCTTTTGAACTCTATGATCTCCTTACTGATCCTTCAGAGGAAAATAATCTGGCCAGTCAATATCCCGCTATTTTATCTGAATTGAAAAGAGAGTTGGAGGAATGGTCAGCTTCTGTTGAAAGGAGTAATGAGGGAGCGGATTATCCCTAAAGCTATGGAAATACTCAGAAGAAATACAGCAGCCTTAAAACAGCAAAGACCCATTCGCGTCATGCAATTTGGAGCCGGGAATTTTCTCCGGGCTTTCAGTGATTGGATGATTGATATTCTCAATGAAAAGACCAATTTTGACGGAGATGTTTTGCTTGTAAAGCCCACAGAAAAAGGGGACTATGAAGAATTGAGAGCACAAGAGGGTTTATACCATGTCTTGCTCAATGGAGTAGAAAATGGAGAACTTAAGGAAGCCACGAGGCTTATTACTTGTGTTAGGCACATCATTCATCCCTATAAAGAATGGAGCGCCTATCTTGCTTCTGCCCAAAAGCCTGATCTCCGTTTCATCATTTCTAATACCACAGAATCGGGCATCGTCTATACTTCTGGAGAACCTAAAGCAGTAGATAATTGTCCCAAAGAATTCCCAGCCAAGCTTTGCTATTGGCTCTGGGCCCGCTACGAGCACTTTAAGGGGGCAGCTGATAAAGGATGTATTATTCTTCCGCTAGAACTGATAGAGGATAATGGAGCCAAATTAAAGGCAGCCATTTTATCCTATGCTAAAGATTGGGGGCTGGGACAGGATTTTGAAGCCTGGATTGATCAACACAATACCTTTTGCAATACCCTGGTTGACAGGATAGTTTCTGGATACCCCGAAAAGAAAGCCGCTGAAATACAGACCCATCTTCAGAAGGATGATAAGCTGCTGGTTGCGGGGGAAATTTACCATAGCTGGATCATAGAAGGGCCTGAATTTGTTCGGAATGAGCTCCCTTTTGATCAAACAGATCTCAATATTCAGTTGGTGAAAGAGCTGAATATTCATCGCCAGATAAAAGTTCGCATCCTCAATGGAGCACATACTTCGATTGTACCTATAGGTTTATTGGCGGGAGTGGAACTGGTTTCTGAAGCCATAGCACATCCTTTATTATCCCTTTACCTTCAAGCTCTATTAGAAAAAGAGGTGATTCCCAATATCGAATATGATAAGGCCTATTTAGAAGCTTTTGCCTCCGATGTAAAGGATCGTTTCAAAAACCCCCATATCAGACATCAATTGATCAGTATAGCCCTCAATTCCAGTTCGAAATTTGTCAGCCGTTTATTGCCGACTTTTAAAGACTATCTGAGAAAGAGGGAGGCTTTGCCCGTTCATATTTGTTTTGCCTGGGCAGCTTTGATTTGTTTGTATAAAGGGGAATGGAAAGGCAAACATTTCGCTCTGAAAGATGATGAAGAGAGGCTTGCTTTTTTTAAATCTTCCTGGGACAGGAATCCTAGGGCTTATGCTGAATTAGTTAGAACCATCCTCGCAAAAGAGGATATTTGGGGAGAGGACATGACAAATGTTCCGGAATTGAGCTCAGCTATTGCTGGATTTGTAGAACTCATAGATAGGCATGGGATGGAAGAAGCCCTGACCTACCTTTTACATGATATTTCCTGATAAATATGAAAAATACCTTCCTCAAAATACACCCTAAGGACAATCTCATAGTAGCTCTCCAGACCTTGACAAAGGGGACAAAAGTAGAGTTAGATGAAGGAATTCTGGAACTCCAGGAAGAAATTCCAGTCAAGCATAAATTTTCACAGGAGGATTTGCAAGAAGGAGAGGCTGTCTATATGTATGGAGTTTTGGTAGGGAGAGCGAGCAAGCCCATCAAAAAAGGGGGGCTGATCAATACGGAAAATCTTGTCCACGACACGGATGCCTATTCTACAGATCGGGCAAAACTGGATTGGACAGCTCCGGATATTTCGCGCTTTGAAGGCCGAAGTTGGCAAGGTTACCATCGTTCGGATGGGAGGGTCGGGACCGCAAATTACTGGCTGGTAATTCCCCTGGTATTTTGTGAGAATCGCAATGTTCGTGTGATGCAGGAATCATTGGTTGAAGCCCTGGGATATTCGACAGATAAGAGCCATAAAGTAGATATTGGCCCTCTCCTGGAAGCCTATAAAAACGGGGCTGATGCTGAAGGTTTGTTGGAACAAAAAATCCATCGGAGCCAGGAGGAAATTAGGCAGAGTAGACCCTTCTCCAATATTGACGGGATCAAATTTCTGACCCATGAAGGAGGTTGCGGAGGTACAAGAGAAGATTCTGAAACCCTTTGTAGGCTCTTTGCCAGCTATATCAATCATCCCAATGTCGGAGGAGCTACTGTCTTGAGTTTGGGATGCCAAAATGCTCAGATCAGGGTTCTACAAGAAGCTTTAGAAAGGGAAAACCCGAATTTCGACAAACCTCTTTATATCCTGGAACAACAAAAAAGCAAATCGGAACCGGACTTCCTCGAAGATGCGATAAAGCAGACTTTTGTTGGTTTGACTATT includes:
- a CDS encoding hydroxyacid-oxoacid transhydrogenase is translated as MQKDYAIQMGSSNLRYGPGVTREVGMDFKDMGIKRVLLITDQNLKEAYPVQTAKEALESEGIEYDVFDEVRVEPTDISFKQAVKVAQEGKYEAFLAVGGGSTIDTAKAANLYATYPDDFFAYINAPIGAGKPIPGPVKPLIAVPTTAGTGSETTGVAIFDLSDRHVKTGIAHRYLKPTLALVDPENTRDMPPVIAASSGLDVLCHALESYTALDFNQRPLPARPILRPAYQGNNPISDIWSLKAVDLVSKYIVRAYRNPDDMEARSNMILASSMAGMGFGNAGVHLCHGMSYPVSGMVREYIPEGLNTPHPIIPHGMSVVLNAPAVFRFTGQACPERHLKAVEIMGGDISKVKNAREEAGPLLANEIVKIMKDLDVPNGLSAIGFTAEDIPALVEGTLPQHRVTKLSPRPADAEDLTALFQDAMVAW
- a CDS encoding carbohydrate-binding family 9-like protein translates to MNYYYTILKKGFILLLSFFIFHSLGLSQIKPLNVIVIGAHPDDADLCAGGTAAQWASMGHRVKFLSLTNGDAGHQSMGGGALAKRRRAEAKESARRLGIVEYEVLDNHDGELFPSLDVRLQVIRRIRRWNADIVIIPRPNDYHPDHRNCGLVVQDAAYMVIVPNVASDTPPLEKNPVFLYCQDRFQKPNPFEPQIAVNIDPVIEKKYNALDAHESQFYEWLPWTNQAFDQVPKDKKERKLWLQKVWRRSVNDATKLSLAKWYGEEVAKGIENAETFQVCEYGKQPSEQELKMMFPMLGNPNPVIVAEKVDESIVVDGRLDEKIYQSGNEVYLKNSMDRKVNLDQDYISSATVFHDEEYLYIGFKCMDKDIHSSFSKRDEYLWKEEAVEVFIDVDESPNDYFEFEVSARNVIYDSYIVDPVNIDVDETLKYNMKGIKTAVHVAGTVNKRKDEDQYWTVEIALPLKELVEDYHPDKLSGYEWDINFYRINDDASEMKYMAWSPTQGSFHQPTKFGKIIFR
- a CDS encoding SDR family oxidoreductase; this translates as MSALASKTAIVTGGAGVLGGAMANGLALAGAKVGILGRNIEKIQAKVGEIESLGGKALGLKADVLDRKELEQARDKLLDHWGGVDILVNAAGGNMKGATIMPEQDIFDLSMDDFSRVTDLNLKGTLLPSLVFGKSMAEKKAGSIVNISSMAAQQALTRVVGYSASKAAIDNLTKWMAVEMAHKFGPKLRVNAIAPGFFIGEQNRKLLLQEDGSLTARGKNIIEQTPMRRFGEPEELISTLVWLCDDATSFVSGIIVPVDGGFSAFSGV
- the uxaC gene encoding glucuronate isomerase, with the translated sequence MHKIKPFLDENFLLENATAEILYHEFAKDQPIIDYHNHLPPGEILHNKSFSTLTEVWLKGDHYKWRAMRANGIGEEFITGSISDREKFRKWAETVPFTMRNPLYHWTHLELKRYFGIHSLLNASTADEVYDQATELLQQDAFSSRGLLEKMNVSLLCSTDDPTDDLKSHQALKKEGWKIRLLPGFRPDKFIMIQTTAFPDMLAKLEACTAKNIETFSSLMEALEERMDYFHGLGCRLSDHGLEKLYAEAYKEKEIEDIFRKRIEGKDISCLEARKYQSAILYRLALLYHKKNWTMQFHLGAIRNNNDRLMRRLGADVGADSIGDFEQARALSSFLNRLDREEKLAQTILYNLNPGDNEVFATMAGNYNDGSVPGKIQWGSAWWFLDQKDGMEKQIDALSNMGMLSRFIGMLTDSRSFLSFPRHEYFRRILCNLIGKDVHKGELPHDIPWLGKMVADICYGNAKRYFDF
- a CDS encoding TRAP transporter substrate-binding protein — protein: MKKLLSIAILLSILSCSEISGVKNLKLGHGLDVSHPVHKALEFLAERVQEKSGGSLEIEIYPSQQLGTERQCLELLQIGSLAMTKVSGAVMESFAPNTKVLSLPYIFRGKEHAHQVFDSKLGKDLLIQGERYWLRGLAYLDAGQRSFYTKERPVKSPADLEGLKIRVQESVSAMNLVRSLGGSPTPISWGELYTALQQGVVDGAENNPPSFYTSRHYEVCKYYSLNEHTAVPDILVISTVFWNRLSEQEQAWLQEASDEAIVYQRELWAKAEQEALDAVQKAGVEVIRPSKDAFMEKTKGLLDAFQEEPEVYKLIQDIQQIGLKDEQIENAG
- a CDS encoding sulfatase-like hydrolase/transferase, with the translated sequence MRFLSIAISLIFLFSCSMGKKEVNTSFPQKPNIILIMVDDLGWGDVGFNGNQKIKTPNLDKLASKGFRLSRFYSAAPVCSPTRASCLTGRNPNRMGIPGANTGHMLKEEIGLAEVLKAMGYRTGHFGKWHLGTLTTQMKDANRGKAGDSTHYSIPSMHGYDAYFCTESKVPTYDPLIKPLEFDTAKGESLRYGWAAAIEAKKEVEEYGTWYWSGIEERVLKEMEGENTRIIMDQVLQFLKRNQKTPFFTTIWPHTPHLPVVAAKKYRDMYAGLSHEEQLYYGSITAMDEQIGRLWNYLAENGIAENTMIWFCSDNGPENRTPGSAAHFRGRKRSLYEGGLRVPAFMLWPEKFDQGKELDFPMYTSDYLPTILDFLEVEEKIHDYPLDGISLRDVFEGKKNKRQAGMGFMHRNGAKSWVHQQYKLISPKKDAAFELYDLLTDPSEENNLASQYPAILSELKRELEEWSASVERSNEGADYP
- a CDS encoding tagaturonate reductase translates to MEILRRNTAALKQQRPIRVMQFGAGNFLRAFSDWMIDILNEKTNFDGDVLLVKPTEKGDYEELRAQEGLYHVLLNGVENGELKEATRLITCVRHIIHPYKEWSAYLASAQKPDLRFIISNTTESGIVYTSGEPKAVDNCPKEFPAKLCYWLWARYEHFKGAADKGCIILPLELIEDNGAKLKAAILSYAKDWGLGQDFEAWIDQHNTFCNTLVDRIVSGYPEKKAAEIQTHLQKDDKLLVAGEIYHSWIIEGPEFVRNELPFDQTDLNIQLVKELNIHRQIKVRILNGAHTSIVPIGLLAGVELVSEAIAHPLLSLYLQALLEKEVIPNIEYDKAYLEAFASDVKDRFKNPHIRHQLISIALNSSSKFVSRLLPTFKDYLRKREALPVHICFAWAALICLYKGEWKGKHFALKDDEERLAFFKSSWDRNPRAYAELVRTILAKEDIWGEDMTNVPELSSAIAGFVELIDRHGMEEALTYLLHDIS
- a CDS encoding altronate dehydratase family protein codes for the protein MKNTFLKIHPKDNLIVALQTLTKGTKVELDEGILELQEEIPVKHKFSQEDLQEGEAVYMYGVLVGRASKPIKKGGLINTENLVHDTDAYSTDRAKLDWTAPDISRFEGRSWQGYHRSDGRVGTANYWLVIPLVFCENRNVRVMQESLVEALGYSTDKSHKVDIGPLLEAYKNGADAEGLLEQKIHRSQEEIRQSRPFSNIDGIKFLTHEGGCGGTREDSETLCRLFASYINHPNVGGATVLSLGCQNAQIRVLQEALERENPNFDKPLYILEQQKSKSEPDFLEDAIKQTFVGLTIANQVKRQEASLDKISLGLECGGSDGFSGISANPALGYASDLLVALKGQTILAEFPELNGVEQELINRCENSDIAEKFSYLMKTYAERAEAVGSGFENNPSPGNIKDGLITDAIKSAGAAKKGGTSPVRDVLDYTEIARKPGLHLLCTPGGDVESTTGLASAGANVIVFTTGLGTPTGNPISPVLKMSTNNALYQRMRDIIDINAGTIITGEDSIQSKGEELLELIIQVASGEYEAAAVRLGQDDFIPWKRGVSL